GCAGACCGTGACCTTATATAACGGCGGTCAAATGTCTCCCCTCCTGAATTTTCTGATCTCCTTACCGCTTTCCCTGATTTGCGCTTTCCTCTCCTGGCATCTTGTCGAGAAGCATAGCCTTAAGCTTAAAAAGCACGGCCTGATGCAGTCCGTCATCCATCCGCTCAGAAAGTATATTGCCGGACAGCATTAATCTAATGCCTGTCGGCGCTGATAGGGATTCATCGCTTCCCCGAAACGGCTTGAATCAGAGTCGTGCGGGAGTGGATGGGATGTATGGGGCGACAACGGAGGCCCGTGAAATCCTTAAACAGGAAGCAGGGCCCGAAAGGATCAGATCCGGGACCGGACGAGGTAATTCCCTTCTAGACCGTTCAGCCCTCAGTTCACGTTTCTTGAATTGAAGAACCCGGAGTATTGCTTATCAGTCTCGAGGATATGGTCAACCAGCCAGTTTTTGAGAAACGTCATGGTCTCAATTCCTACGCCAAGCCCCCCTTGCTGGTGCTTCTGGGCCAATTGGGCGACCTTTTCAGTAAACCAGTCATGCTCTTTCTTATGCTGCTGCAAACCCGGATAGCCCATAGAAACCATGAGCTTCTCCTCTTCAGCAAAGTGGTATTTGGTAT
The genomic region above belongs to Deltaproteobacteria bacterium and contains:
- a CDS encoding bacteriohemerythrin: MALFEWKEEFSVKVGAFDNHHKRLVDLIGSLHDAMANRKSAEVIGGILKELLAYTKYHFAEEEKLMVSMGYPGLQQHKKEHDWFTEKVAQLAQKHQQGGLGVGIETMTFLKNWLVDHILETDKQYSGFFNSRNVN